The Campylobacter concisus sequence AGCAAAAAATCACATGCAAATTTCTTGGTTATTGTAAGCGAGATAGCTGTTTTGGATATTGTTTTTTCTCTTGATAGTGTTATCACGGCTGTTGGAATGGCCGAGCATATAGAGATAATGATCATAGCTGTTATTTTAGCAGTTGGTGTAATGATGGTAGCGTCAAAAGGTATTTCTAATTTTGTAGATAATAACCCAACTATAAAAATTTTAGCACTTGCATTTTTGGTGCTTGTGGGCATGACGCTCGTTGCTGAAGGATTAGGATTTCATATTCCAAAGGGATATATATATTTTGCGATGGCATTTTCATTGGCAGTGGAAAGTATAAATATCTATGCAAAAAAGAAAGCAATAGCTAAATAATATTTTTACGACGATGAAAAGCTAATGATATGATGGATAAAATGTTAATCAAAAAATTTTAGCCCGAAAAGATAAATATGTTTAAATTTGAAGGTAAAATTTTGATAAGCATAAAATGCATAATAGATAATAGGTCGATATTTATTCCTTTGTAATATTAGTTAAAATATTCGTGCCAGGATACTTAAAAATCCGTGAAATAAAGGTTATGCTTTATGGTTGGGTAATAAGATAGAGAAGTATAAAAAGCTGACTTTTGTAAAAAAATTATGTATTTTGTGAAGTATTAATTAATATTTTTGATTGAATTATCTTTTATATATAATTTCTATTAATTTAAGTGTTTTTTAATTGACTTTATAAAAAAAACAAGTTAAAATACGACTTTTTAATGAGGTAGTGGCATAAACTTACAAACACGACTCAGGCGGGGTGTAGCGCAGTCTGGTTAGCGCATCTGGTTTGGGACCAGAGGGCCGAAGGTTCGAATCCTTTCACCCCGACCATGTTAAATGGTGAGTGTAGCTCAGTCGGTTAGAGCATCAGATTGTGGTCCTGAGGGTCGTGGGTTCGATTCCCATCACTCACCCCATTTTGGGCGCTCGTAGCTCAATTGGATAGAGCGACAGACTTCGGATCTGTAGGTTATGGGTTCGACTCCTATCGGGCGCGCCACTTAAAATACTTTATGCGCTCATAGCTCAGCTGGATAGAGCAACGGCCTTCTAAGCCGTAGGCCTCAGGTTCGAATCCTGATGGGCGTACCACTTTATTATTGTTGTGCGGATGTGGTGAAATTGGCAGACACGCCAGACTTAGGATCTGGTGCCCCACGGCGTGAAGGTTCAAGTCCTTTCATCCGCACCATTCTTTTTTATAATCTGAAACAATCTTATGTCATTAAAATTAAGGTTAGCCTTGATTGTAGAAAATATTAGATATTTTTATTGTTCCTTGACATGTAATAATGTTTTTTGTATAATCTCAATTCTTTTTTAAGCAAATGTCTTGCTAGCTCAGTCGGTAGAGCATCTCACTTTTAATGAGGGGGCCGTTGGTTCGAATCCAACGCAGGACACCATTTTTGGGTTTATGACCCTTTCGTCTAGTGGCTCAGGACTCTACTTTCTCTGTGTAGAAACAGAGGTTCAAATCCTCTAAGGGTCGCCAGATGTTTTTAAATTTTTAGGTCGCTTAGCTCAGTTGGTAGAGCGCCACCCTTACAAGGTGGATGTCATAAGTTCGAGTCTTATAGCGACCACCATTTTAGGTGCAGCGGTAGTTCAGTTGGTTAGAATGCCGCCCTGTCACGGCGGAGGTCGCGGGTTCGAGCCCCGTCCGCTGCGCCATCTTTTAAACCTTAGGTTAAGGTCGTGTCTAATAAAGCACCCATTATTGAGTGTCAAATTAAATTTTAAGATTATAAGTTCTAAGATAACACTTTAAGATTTATTATTACTATTTAATCTTGCCTCGTTAGCTCAGTTGGTAGAGCATATCACTCTTAATGATGGGGTCGTAGGTTCGAGGCCTACACGGGGCACCATCCATTTTGGCCCATTCGTCTAGCGGTTAGGACACCAGCCTCTCACGTTGGTAACACGAGTTCGAGTCTCGTATGGGTCACCATTTTTCTAATCCTTGTTACTTTTCAATTTGTTACATAGAAATTTTTATAGAAAATTTCTTAAAAATGTATACTTATTTGCTTAGCAAATTGCTACTAAAAACGTAAAAACCAATTTTTATAATATTGTGCTTAATGAGTGTGTATTAAGCGATAAATTCTAGAAGTTAGCTTGTAGTAAGCTAAAAAATCTTTATAAATATAATAAAAGTACATCATAGAAACGTGATTACATAGCGTTATAAGTTTTTTGCTTTGATCTATTGGACAAAAAACTTATAAGCATTTTTAATTTTTAAGCTTATAAAACATAAAACAGCTATATTTGGTAATAAAATGGCCAATTCTCTTGTTTATGAGAAAGGTACTTAAAATTTTTAAGATCATACCAGCCATGCTCGTGCGTTAAAAATACATTAAGGCTTACGATAAATATAGTTCTTTTTATAATATAAAGAGTATTTGGTGGCAATGTAAAAAATATTAAAGACTCAATTATAAAGAAAGCTCAATTTAAATAGCAAAAATAAAGCCTACTAATTTTAAGCTCAAATATAAAACTAGCAAACAAGCTATCTTTTTGTATTTAGTTTTTGCCTATCATATCAAGCTTAGCTTTGCAAGCATCTTTATACGGGCTTACAAAATTTGAGTCAGAGCACTCATTTAAATAAGTCCTAGCTAACTTAAACTGCTTTTGTCTTATATAAATTTCACTTATCAAATTTAAAGCGTGTAAGCGGTCTTCTGGTCCAAGTTTCATATTTAGTATAAATTTCACCTCATCAAGTGCCTCATCTAGGTTATCTGTCTTTAATAATGCTTCTGAGTAGTTAAAATTTATCTTTGGCGAAAATGTATTTATCTTGGCTTTTGTTTGTAGCTCTAGAGCTTTTTTAGCATACGTTGTAGCTATGGCGTAGTCATTACTTTTCATCGCATAGTCACTTATGGCTGTATATGCTTCGATAATCTTAAAGTCTTGGCCTCTTAGCTGCTCGATAGCGCTTATGGTTGAGATCGCCTCCGTAAAGCGTTTTAATGCAAGCAATGAGTAAAACCTGTCAAAAAGAGATGGTGTTGGATCTGAGTATTCGACTGATGAGCCAAGTGAAAGTGCGTCATTTGCGGCAATGATCGCATGCTCGTAGTCTTTGTTTTTATATAAAATTTTGCTCAAATTTACCAGCCATTCGACTCTATCTTCTAAATTTTCATCCTTTGCATGAGCTTTTGCCAGCTCAAGTGCATCGTTGTAGCGGGCCGTTCTGTAATAGCAATTAAAGAGCTTAAATTGTGGTAATGAGATTTTATTTATATCGTAGTTTTCAAGCAAATTTATAACAGCCGTACAATCATCTTTTATAAAATACTCTTTTGTAAGCTCTAGCGCAGCCTCATTTATCAGCTCCATTGCCTTACTTAAATTTCCATCTTTTGCCATGGTTTTGTAAGATAGTGCATCGGAGAATTTGCGCTCTTTAATATCCAGCTCAAGCTCGCTTATTAGAGCCTTTTGGCTAATATTTGTTCCAGCATATTTTTCAATTAGCTCTTTATATCTTGCATGAAGTGCAGTTGCATTTTTATCCTCTTCTTCAAAGAATAATCCATCTTTTGCCTTGGTGACTTCATCGATATAATCACCATATTTAAACTCTGTCTCATATCTATTTAAGTATTCGTATGCTTTTTTCTCATCTTTTGTTTTGGCTAGATTTAGTGCTAAATTTTTTAAAGCAACTTCATAAAAATCTTTCGTCCTATCGCTATTATTTATCAAAATTTCATAAATTTTAGCAGCCACATCAGGCATATCTTTACTTGCAAATGTGGTTGCAAGATTCATCGACTTTGTTGGGTTATTCATAAAAAATTTTTCATTCGCATTTGCGATTTTTAGTATAAATTTCTTTGCTTCATCAAATTTTTCTTTATCGATATTTGCATCAGCTAGGCTTAGTGCTGCTCTACTTGCAAGGTCGATGTCATTTGTGGAGTAAAGCACTTTTTCATAGTCTTTTAGCGCCTCTTTTTGTCTGCCTATCTTGTAGAGATAATCAGCATAATCAAGCGCTGCAAGTTTTGTAAATTTTGAGTTTGCGTGCTCTTCGTTTAAGATATCAAGCATATATTTTGCATCACTTGCGATGCTATCTTTTAGGTAGGCTCTGGCGATCAGATATAGCACCTCCGGATAGTTTTCATCAGATGGGAATTTTCTGATCCAAGCCCTACCTTCGCTTACGATATCTTTTGGCTCGATCTCTTCAAACTCATTTTTTGTCTCAAAAATTTTATCAAGAGCCCTTAGACGAAATAGTAAAAATTCACTTGAAAAAAGGCTATTTGGATGCCTTTTTATCGCTGTTTGAGTATCTTTTACTACATTTTCATAAGCGCCCTTTTCATAAGCTCTTTTTATGCTTATGTAGATATCAATGTCATTACTATCAAGTCCAGCAATAGGAGCTTTGTTAAGATCAAGCGCTCCGATACTAGGATTTAGCATATCTTTAAAATCAGGTTTAAAATTTAGCCCAGACTTTCTCTTGCTATTTTCACTGAGCGAAGTATCTATAATTATGCTAAAGTGTTTTGAAATGGTTGTTTTTGGGCTATCTTGTACGTTTTGGCTATTATAAAGCTCAGTTTTTATATTTAGCAGTTTTGACGGTGCTTTTGGCATTATGACGATAAAAAGCTTACCATCTTGCTTTTTATATTTTATATCCATTAATGGCAGTGTCGTATCTTCAATTTTTGGCAAAATTTCATCATCAAGCATGCAGACATAGCGTTTGGTGTCGTAAGCTAAAATTTGCTCCACACATTCAAATTCTTGCTCATCGCTTAGCTGAAGAACGCTATAAGGTTTATCACCATTTGCGCCGCTATTTAGGCTAAGATTAAAAGCGGTTAGATAAAGCGGAAAAAATAAAATAATTAAGAGCTTTTTCATGTCGCAATTATAGTTAAATTTTCTAAAATCCTGAAGCAAAGACAAAATGCTCAATAAATTCCAAAATCGCTCCAGAAAATAAAAACGAAAAGGCCGTTCCAGCTACCGCAATGCCAACAATTACTTTTAGCGCCATCGAGATATTTGCAGTGTAGAGATTTTTATCTTTTACGATCGGCCCTTTTAAAAACATAAAGACGATTAGCTTTAAATAGTAATAAATCGCAATGGCAGAATTTATCATGATTATAACGCTAAGAACGACGTAATCAGACTTTATGAGCGATGAGATAAGTACCATCTTGCCCCAAAAGACGCTAAAAGGCGGAATGCCAGCAAGAGCGATCATAAAAATTCCCATTATTACAGCGTAGCTTGGTAAAATTTTTATAAGCCCTGAAAATTTCTCAAATGGGTGCTTAAAGCGCTTATCCCAGCAGACCACATCGTCGCACCTTGCCACCCAAAGCATAGAAAATGCGCCCAAATTTGCAAACAAAAACATGATCCAGTAAAAAAATAAGGCGACATTTGCCTCGTGAGAATTTACCACAAGCGCACAGAGCACGACACCAGCGTGAGCTATGGAGCTAAAGGCGAGCATTCTCTTAACATCTTTTTGCACTAGCGCCATGATATTTGCAAGGCTCATCGTAAGCACGGCGATGATGTAGAGCATATCTTTTATCCATAAAATTTGTGAGCCTTCAAGCATCGAAAAAATTCTTAATGCAACGATAAACGCTGCCACCTTTGGTACAATCGACATATAGCCTGCTAGCGGGGCATTTGAACCCTCATAAACGTCTGGTATCCATGTGTGAAATGGTATGAGTGAGAGCTTAAAACCAATGGCAGAGGCAATGAAAACACAGCCTAATAAAATGATCAAATTTTGATTTAGGCTAAGATCTTTTATCACAACGCCGATACGAGCGATATCTATTGAGTTTGTCGCTAGATAAAACATCGCTATCGCCATCGCAAAAAAGCCAGCTGAGAGCGAGCCCATAGCAAAGTATTTTATGGCAGCCTCAACGCTTTTTGCTTTGTTGTGAAGGGCGATTAGGGTGTAGAGGCAAAGCGAGCTGATCTCAAGTCCTAAAAAGATGATGAGTAGGTTATTTGAGCTCACCATAAATAAAAATCCAGCGATCATAAACAAAAATAGCGCGTAATACTCATAAATTTTGTACTCAAAATACTCTTTTGTGCTAAGTGCGAGTGGGATAAAAAGGGCTGAGGCGATTAGGATAATGACTTGAGAGATGACCGAAATGCCATCAACTAAAAGCATATCCCAAAAGCTAAGGCTAAGACCGTTAAAATCAAGTATTAGGCCCAAATTTACAAATATTGCGATGATACAAAATACGCAGTAGAAATTTCTTGAAAGATCTTTTTTTATGGTACCAACGATCAAGATAAAAAGCGCAAAGATTATCATGCTAAGCATCGGAGCAACCGAAGATAAAGAAATTTCTTTAAGGTCTAAAAAGGCTATTTCGTTCATAGTTTGCTCCCACCATTTAAAGATGAAATTTTATCCTTTGTACTGCTATCTACCGCTCTAGTTTGCATTTTGCTTATGATATTTTGCACGCTTGGCTCAAGTGGTTTTAGGATTAAATTTGGAGCGATACCAAGGGTGATTATGAGCAAGCAAAGTGGCACAAGAGCGGCTAACTCTTTGAGATTTAGATCCTTTAGGCTTAAATTTTTCTTCTTACACTCGCCAAAAAATACCCTTTTATAAAGCACCAGCATATAAACAGCGCCTACAATGATGCTAAAGCCACCAAGTAGCGCAAAGAGCTTATTTAGCTTAAAGATGCCAAGCAGACTCAAAAACTCGCCTACAAAGCCGATCGTTAGCGGCAGGCCGATACTTGCAAGCGTTGCTATAAAAAATATAAGCGCATACTTTGGCATCACCTTGGCAAGGCCGCCAAATTCGCAAATTTCTTTTGTGTGAGCCCTCTCATATATGACGCCAACTAACAAAAATAGCGCACCACTTACGATGCCGTGGCTTATCATTAAAAATATTGAGCCACCAAGGCCTATTAAATTTAGTGAAAATATGCCAAGCATGATAACGCCCATGTGTGAAATGGAGCTATAAGCGATCACTTGCTTCATATCGCTTTGTGCGTAGGCAACAAGGGCTGCGTAGATGATCATGATGATAGCTATGACGCAGACAAAGCCGCTTAAAATTAGGCTCGCATCTGGAAAAAGTGGAAGTGAAAATCTCACAAAGCCGTAAGTACCCATCTTTAAAAGCACGCTAGCAAGCAGCACTGAGCCGATAGTCGGAGCCTCTCCGTGTGCATAAGGTAGCCACGTGTGAAACGGAAATAGCGGAGTTTTGACGCCAAAAGCGAAGAAAAAAGCTAAAAATAGCCAAATTTGAGCACTTTGTCCGATGCCAAGCTTGTACCAGTCAAGCAGGCTAAAGCTAAAGACGCCGCTTTTTTGATAGCACAGATAGCCGATAAAGATGATCGCTACTAGCATAAAGACAGAGCCTAAAAATGTATAGATGAAAAATTTAATCGCAGCGTAAATTCTATTTTTACTACCAAATGCGCCGATGATATAAAGTAGCGGTATGAGGCTAAGCTCCCAAAAGCTATAAAACAAGATCATATCAAGCGCGCTAAAGACGCCCATCATCGTGCTCTCTAAAAAGAGCACGCTAATAATTAGGTGCTTTAAATTTCCATCATCGCTAAGTGCGGCGATAGAGATGAAGCTCATAAATGCACTAAGTACGATAAGTGCTAGCGAAATGGTGTCGATGCCGACAAAATAGCTGATATTTAGGCTTGGTATGAGCGAGACTTGATGCGTTAAAACAAAGTCATAACCCTGAAAATCGACATTGATGCAGATAAAAATGGCTAGCAAAAGCTCTATGAGAGCGATGCTTGCTCCATAAAATTTTATGCTTTTATTTTCTATTAAAAAGCCAAGTATTGCGCTTATTGCAGGGAAAAATATGATGACACTTAGCATTATTTGGCTCCATTTAATAAAAACATAAAGCTTAAAAGCAAGGCAAATCCTGCGACCATAAATCTAAGCATGATGCTTAAGTCGCCACTTTGCATTTTGTTTGTTAAATTTGCAAATTTATTTAGCACCGTTGCGACTAGATCGACACTACGATCAATTATCATCTCATCAAATTTCTTGCAAATTTGAGAGATTAAAGCGTAGCCATTTATAAAAAATTTCTCATAAAATTTTGGGATAAAGTAGGCATTTTGTAAAATTTTATAAGCTCTGCTCTCACAAATATTCTCTTTAAAAATTTCTTTTTTATAGGCAAATACTGCAAAGCCAGCGCTTGCTAGCACTAGACTAAGTGTTAAAATAAGTAAAAAAATTTCGCTACCGTGAGATAAATTTAGTGAAAAATCTTTTAAGTTTTTTTCTAAAAACTCATTAAAGTTGCTCCAAAAAAAGCCACTTATGACTGAGAGAATTCCAAGTACGCCCATGCCAGCTAGCATATAGTTTTTAGCTTCATGCACGTGTTTCTCGCTCTTTGGCTTTGTAAAAAAGACGAGCATAACAAGCCTAAAGCTATAAAATGCCGTAAGCACCGCACCAAAGAGTAAAATGATCCATAAAAATTTATTTTCACTAAAGGCAACCTCTAAAATTTTATCTTTAGAGAAAAAGCCAGCAAATGGATAAAATCCTGCCAGCGTGCAGCTTGCGATGATAGAAAGAAGTGCGGTTGGCTTCATAAATTTATAA is a genomic window containing:
- a CDS encoding TerC family protein; amino-acid sequence: MFEWFSSPEAWISLLTLTGLEIVLGIDNIIFIAILVGKLPPEQRGSGRIVGLGLAMVTRILLLLSLFWIMKLTKPLFTIAEFSISGRDLVLILGGLFLLVKSTLEIHSSVSGEGEEHKNSKKSHANFLVIVSEIAVLDIVFSLDSVITAVGMAEHIEIMIIAVILAVGVMMVASKGISNFVDNNPTIKILALAFLVLVGMTLVAEGLGFHIPKGYIYFAMAFSLAVESINIYAKKKAIAK
- a CDS encoding tetratricopeptide repeat protein, coding for MSILSLLQDFRKFNYNCDMKKLLIILFFPLYLTAFNLSLNSGANGDKPYSVLQLSDEQEFECVEQILAYDTKRYVCMLDDEILPKIEDTTLPLMDIKYKKQDGKLFIVIMPKAPSKLLNIKTELYNSQNVQDSPKTTISKHFSIIIDTSLSENSKRKSGLNFKPDFKDMLNPSIGALDLNKAPIAGLDSNDIDIYISIKRAYEKGAYENVVKDTQTAIKRHPNSLFSSEFLLFRLRALDKIFETKNEFEEIEPKDIVSEGRAWIRKFPSDENYPEVLYLIARAYLKDSIASDAKYMLDILNEEHANSKFTKLAALDYADYLYKIGRQKEALKDYEKVLYSTNDIDLASRAALSLADANIDKEKFDEAKKFILKIANANEKFFMNNPTKSMNLATTFASKDMPDVAAKIYEILINNSDRTKDFYEVALKNLALNLAKTKDEKKAYEYLNRYETEFKYGDYIDEVTKAKDGLFFEEEDKNATALHARYKELIEKYAGTNISQKALISELELDIKERKFSDALSYKTMAKDGNLSKAMELINEAALELTKEYFIKDDCTAVINLLENYDINKISLPQFKLFNCYYRTARYNDALELAKAHAKDENLEDRVEWLVNLSKILYKNKDYEHAIIAANDALSLGSSVEYSDPTPSLFDRFYSLLALKRFTEAISTISAIEQLRGQDFKIIEAYTAISDYAMKSNDYAIATTYAKKALELQTKAKINTFSPKINFNYSEALLKTDNLDEALDEVKFILNMKLGPEDRLHALNLISEIYIRQKQFKLARTYLNECSDSNFVSPYKDACKAKLDMIGKN
- the nuoN gene encoding NADH-quinone oxidoreductase subunit NuoN, encoding MNEIAFLDLKEISLSSVAPMLSMIIFALFILIVGTIKKDLSRNFYCVFCIIAIFVNLGLILDFNGLSLSFWDMLLVDGISVISQVIILIASALFIPLALSTKEYFEYKIYEYYALFLFMIAGFLFMVSSNNLLIIFLGLEISSLCLYTLIALHNKAKSVEAAIKYFAMGSLSAGFFAMAIAMFYLATNSIDIARIGVVIKDLSLNQNLIILLGCVFIASAIGFKLSLIPFHTWIPDVYEGSNAPLAGYMSIVPKVAAFIVALRIFSMLEGSQILWIKDMLYIIAVLTMSLANIMALVQKDVKRMLAFSSIAHAGVVLCALVVNSHEANVALFFYWIMFLFANLGAFSMLWVARCDDVVCWDKRFKHPFEKFSGLIKILPSYAVIMGIFMIALAGIPPFSVFWGKMVLISSLIKSDYVVLSVIIMINSAIAIYYYLKLIVFMFLKGPIVKDKNLYTANISMALKVIVGIAVAGTAFSFLFSGAILEFIEHFVFASGF
- a CDS encoding NADH-quinone oxidoreductase subunit M; this encodes MLSVIIFFPAISAILGFLIENKSIKFYGASIALIELLLAIFICINVDFQGYDFVLTHQVSLIPSLNISYFVGIDTISLALIVLSAFMSFISIAALSDDGNLKHLIISVLFLESTMMGVFSALDMILFYSFWELSLIPLLYIIGAFGSKNRIYAAIKFFIYTFLGSVFMLVAIIFIGYLCYQKSGVFSFSLLDWYKLGIGQSAQIWLFLAFFFAFGVKTPLFPFHTWLPYAHGEAPTIGSVLLASVLLKMGTYGFVRFSLPLFPDASLILSGFVCVIAIIMIIYAALVAYAQSDMKQVIAYSSISHMGVIMLGIFSLNLIGLGGSIFLMISHGIVSGALFLLVGVIYERAHTKEICEFGGLAKVMPKYALIFFIATLASIGLPLTIGFVGEFLSLLGIFKLNKLFALLGGFSIIVGAVYMLVLYKRVFFGECKKKNLSLKDLNLKELAALVPLCLLIITLGIAPNLILKPLEPSVQNIISKMQTRAVDSSTKDKISSLNGGSKL